In one Carassius auratus strain Wakin unplaced genomic scaffold, ASM336829v1 scaf_tig00018295, whole genome shotgun sequence genomic region, the following are encoded:
- the LOC113076010 gene encoding potassium voltage-gated channel subfamily H member 8-like, giving the protein MGSVSPSAVGLANNTVKVGSFDSNFVLGNAQVQSLYPIVYCSDGFCELTGYARAELMQKSCACHFLYGPETSDKLMAQIQGALDERREFKTELVFYKKGGTQFWCLLDIVPIKNEKGEVVLFLVSHKDITDNKKVQDEEQSPERDEETGLEVHKVTQPPGFNANRRRSRAVLYQLSGHLQKQDKSKLKINNNMFGEKPPIPEYKVAAIQKSRFILLHYGTFKAGWDWLILLATFYVAVTVPYNVCFTVVGGRDDVSTPRSPPSVSDILVEILFMLDILLNFRTTFVSTSGQVVYDARSICVHYVTTWLFVDLIAALPFDLLYAFNVSVYFGVHLLKTVRLLRLLRLLQKLERLLPVQRSGTHITHVHVCLAGTLDGLCL; this is encoded by the exons ATGGGCTCTGTCTCTCCGTCAGCGGTGGGCTTGGCAAATAACACTGTTAAGGTCGGGTCTTTTG ACAGTAACTTTGTGCTGGGGAATGCGCAGGTCCAGTCGCTGTATCCCATCGTGTATTGTTCAGATGGCTTCTGTGAACTCACTGGCTATGCCCGTGCAGAACTGATGCAGAAGAGCTGTGCGTGTCATTTCCTGTATGGGCCGGAGACCAGTGATAAACTGATGGCACAGATCCAGGGTGCACTGGACGAAAGGCGGGAGTTTAAGACAGAACTGGTCTTCTACAAAAAAGGAG GAACTCAGTTCTGGTGTCTTCTGGATATTGTGCCCATAAAGAATGAGAAGGGAGAGGTGGTGCTCTTTCTAGTATCACACAAGGACATAACAGACAATAAGAAAGTCCAAGATGAAGAACAGAGCCCAGAAAGAG ACGAGGAGACGGGGCTGGAGGTGCACAAGGTCACGCAGCCACCAGGCTTCAATGCCAACCGGCGACGCAGCAGAGCTGTGCTTTACCAGCTGTCTGGACACCTGCAGAAGCAAGACAAGAGCAAACTCAAGATCAACAAT AACATGTTCGGTGAGAAGCCTCCCATCCCAGAGTACAAAGTGGCAGCCATTCAGAAGAGCCGTTTCATTCTCCTCCATTACGGCACCTTCAAAGCTGGATGGGATTGGCTGATCTTGTTAGCCACTTTTTATGTAGCAGTTACTGTGCCCTACAATGTCTGTTTCACCGTTGTTGGTGGGCGGGATGACGTGTCGACCCCAAGAAGTCCACCGAGTGTGAGCGACATCTTGGTAGAAATCCTTTTCATGTTAG atattttattaaattttcgcACCACATTTGTGAGCACATCAGGCCAGGTGGTGTATGATGCGCGCTCTATCTGTGTACATTATGTCACCACCTGGCTTTTTGTGGATCTGATTGCTGCTCTACCTTTTGACCTGTTGTACGCCTTCAATGTCAGTGTG TACTTTGGAGTTCATCTGCTGAAAACAGTTCGCTTGTTACGGCTTCTACGCTTGCTGCAAAAGCTGGAGCGGCTACTCCCAGTACAGCGCAGTGGTACTCACATTACTCATGTCCATGTTTGCCTTGCTGGCACATTGGATGGCCTGTGTCTG